The following are encoded together in the Bacillus cereus group sp. RP43 genome:
- a CDS encoding stage V sporulation protein AA, producing the protein MEGTIYIKMRNRLKVSPTYEVKLSDVAQLAGDSFVVESLQNEIVYNITAHDKTHVVIDVMKVIEIIQQKASHVQINLLGSGQTLVEIIYEKKKVHPVFFGLVWLLLFIGAALAIIYFHEDVSMQQVHQRLYYMITGEFKEQPLLFQVPYSVGLGLGMVLFFNHVFQKRINEEPSPLEVEMFQYQQSLDQYVIVNENKDNTKQLADD; encoded by the coding sequence TTGGAAGGAACAATTTATATTAAAATGCGCAATCGTTTAAAAGTTTCTCCTACGTATGAAGTAAAGCTGAGCGATGTTGCTCAACTTGCAGGAGATTCTTTTGTAGTTGAGTCGTTACAAAATGAGATAGTTTACAACATAACAGCACATGATAAGACGCATGTTGTAATTGATGTCATGAAAGTAATTGAGATTATTCAACAAAAAGCATCTCATGTACAAATTAATTTACTGGGTTCTGGACAAACTCTTGTTGAAATTATATATGAAAAAAAGAAAGTGCATCCGGTTTTCTTTGGACTTGTATGGTTGTTGCTTTTCATTGGAGCGGCCCTTGCGATAATTTATTTCCATGAGGATGTAAGTATGCAACAAGTACATCAACGGTTATATTACATGATTACTGGAGAGTTTAAGGAGCAACCACTATTATTTCAAGTTCCATATTCAGTAGGTCTTGGATTAGGTATGGTTTTATTTTTTAATCATGTATTTCAAAAGCGAATTAATGAAGAGCCTAGTCCGTTAGAAGTTGAGATGTTTCAATATCAACAGTCGCTTGATCAATATGTAATTGTTAATGAAAACAAGGATAACACGAAACAGCTTGCCGATGATTGA
- the spoVAB gene encoding stage V sporulation protein SpoVAB, producing the protein MIECGFVILIGLAGGIAVGSGYVAFLAVLGIIPRLAQLTRSGKHIQYFEWAVIAGTLTGAWCSLKNITFQTSQYWLVILGVFCGTFIGMLAAALTEVLNVLPILAKRVGVEGKIVVLLVALVLGKVIGSLFHWIYFVK; encoded by the coding sequence ATGATTGAATGTGGGTTTGTTATATTAATTGGTTTAGCTGGCGGGATTGCAGTAGGTAGCGGATATGTTGCCTTTTTAGCTGTTCTCGGTATTATCCCGCGCTTAGCTCAATTAACGAGAAGTGGAAAGCATATTCAATATTTTGAGTGGGCTGTCATTGCGGGTACTTTAACTGGGGCTTGGTGTAGTTTGAAAAACATTACATTTCAAACATCGCAATATTGGCTTGTAATATTAGGGGTATTTTGTGGCACATTCATTGGAATGCTTGCTGCGGCATTAACAGAAGTATTAAATGTTTTACCTATTTTAGCGAAACGAGTCGGGGTAGAGGGGAAAATTGTTGTTTTACTCGTTGCTCTTGTACTTGGAAAAGTAATAGGCTCATTGTTTCACTGGATTTATTTCGTAAAGTAG